A window of Harpia harpyja isolate bHarHar1 chromosome 23, bHarHar1 primary haplotype, whole genome shotgun sequence contains these coding sequences:
- the LOC128135428 gene encoding retinoic acid-induced protein 3-like, with protein MPMSAPRGCGSIDADYYLLCDMEKAWGIVLESLAAAGVLITIFLICSLFFLICKVQDNSKRHMISVYFFFLLGTLGIFGLTFAFIIQLNDRTRPTRFFLFGVIFALCFSCLLTHACNLNKLVRGRKPFSWLVLLLLIVSFALVQVVISIEYLVTMLVNQKDKFLNMSAEETNKDFVMLLIYVLFLMALTFLVSMFTFCGSYKSWKRHGAHIFVTILFSIAIWVVWITMLTKGNTVLSKRSWDDPVVAIALVSNGWIFLIMYIVPEICFLTAPLKLGDYPPENDFCQPKFIKQTTGVDNRAYTQDEIVQGDTGDLSYSPYSSHFQMKTIEPQNEFSIPRPKARTSPYHDYTGGKGPM; from the exons ATGCCAATGTCGGCTCCCCGAGGCTGCGGCAGCATCGATGCTGACTATTACCTACTCTGTGACATGGAGAAGGCCTGGGGGATTGTCCTGGAGTCACTGGCTGCAGCTGGCGTCCTCATCACCATTTTCCTCATCTGCTCGCTCTTCTTTCTCATCTGTAAAGTCCAAGACAACAGCAAGCGGCACATGATCTCCgtctatttcttctttctcttagGCACGCTCGGCATTTTTGGTCTCACTTTTGCCTTCATCATTCAACTCAATGACAGGACTCGCCCCACTCGCTTCTTCCTATTTGGAGTCATCTTTGCTCTCTGCTTCTCATGCCTCCTCACCCATGCCTGCAACCTCAACAAACTAGTGAGAGGAAGAAAGCCCTTCTCCTGGCTGGTGTTGCTGCTCCTCATTGTTTCCTTTGCCCTGGTACAAGTTGTGATCAGCATTGAGTACTTGGTCACCATGTTAGTAAACCAGAAAGACAAATTTCTGAATATGTCTGCGGAGGAGACCAACAAGGACTTTGTCATGCTTTTGATCTACGTGCTCTTCTTGATGGCTCTGACCTTCTTGGTTTCCATGTTCACATTCTGTGGGTCATACAAAAGCTGGAAGAGACACGGGGCGCACATCTTTGTCACTATCCTGTTCTCCATTGCCATTTGGGTAGTGTGGATCACTATGCTCACAAAAGGCAACACGGTTTTAAGCAAACGTAGCTGGGATGATCCTGTCGTGGCCATTGCTCTGGTGTCCAATGGATGGATCTTCCTGATAATGTATATCGTCCCTGAAATTTGTTTCCTCACTGCCCCTCTGAAGCTGGGGGACTACCCTCCAGAAAATGACTTCTGCCAACCCAAGTTCATAAAGCAGACAACTGGAGTGGACAACCGTGCCTACACCCAAGATGAAATTGTGCAAG GAGACACAGGAGACCTCAGCTACTCCCCATACTCCTCTCACTTTCAGATGAAG ACCATTGAACCCCAAAATGAATTCTCCATCCCTCGGCCCAAGGCCCGGACAAGCCCGTACCATGACTACACTGGTGGGAAAGGCCCCATGTAG
- the HEBP1 gene encoding heme-binding protein 1, whose translation MLGMIKNSLLSTVETWPYQVLSKGEKEQLGYEERACEGGRFAAVEVAGKPFDEASKEGVLKLLKYVGGTNDKGVGMGMTAPVSITAFPAEDGSLQQKVKVSLRIPSQFQANPPCPSDESIKIEERQGMTIYSTQFGGYAKETDYVNYAAKLKAALGSEAAYRKDFYFCNGYDPPMKPYGRRNEVWFVKE comes from the exons ATGCTGGGCATGATCAAGAACTCCCTGCTGAGCACGGTGGAGACGTGGCCCTACCAGGTGCTGAGCAAGGGGGAGAAG GAGCAGCTCGGCTACGAGGAGCGGGCGTGCGAGGGTGGGCGGTTTGCGGCGGTGGAGGTGGCGGGGAAGCCGTTCGACGAAGCCTCGAAGGAAGGGGTGCTCAAGCTCCTCAAGTACGTCGGAGGAACCAACGACAAGG GGGTTGGAATGGGCATGACTGCTCCTGTCTCCATCACTGCTTTTCCTGCTGAAGATGGCTCCTTACAGCAGAAAGTGAAGGTCTCCCTGCGGATCCCGAGCCAGTTTCAAGCCAACCCTCCTTGTCCTAGCGATGAAAGCATTAAGATTGAAGAGAGACAGGGGATGACCATTTATTCCAC GCAGTTTGGTGGCTATGCCAAAGAGACGGATTACGTGAACTATGCTGCCAAGCTGAAGGCTGCTCTGGGGAGTGAAGCTGCATACCGCAAGGATTTCTACTTCTGCAATGGTTACGACCCCCCTATGAAGCCTTATGGGCGACGCAATGAGGTCTGGTTTGTGAAAGAGTGA